In Pseudomonadota bacterium, the following proteins share a genomic window:
- a CDS encoding MotA/TolQ/ExbB proton channel family protein, with product MDFRTIFGLIFSVALFASGFVLHGNIGLFFNLSGLLIVVGGTLGATLICYPASRLQIVYRVLRYSFRQPGKRASDIVGIMVDLSVKSRFKGLLSLQEDEEETSLMALRTALGYLVDGYSEQQIRDLLNTEMYFFRMRRDDSERVLRTMADLFPSFGIIGSVVGLIGMIAGVGDTAVILKTVPIALTSTLYGIVFSNFFFVPFAARLHERTNQELLLQKIVMEGVAAISSEVNPRLLEVKLKSFLTPASRAGKLVSLRRIQKRFHIKKENESAQDAAVEQAPVAT from the coding sequence ATGGACTTCAGGACCATCTTCGGATTGATATTCAGTGTCGCCTTGTTTGCCTCGGGTTTTGTTTTGCATGGCAATATCGGCCTGTTTTTCAATCTATCCGGGCTTCTGATCGTAGTCGGCGGCACGCTCGGCGCCACCCTGATCTGTTATCCGGCCAGCAGGCTGCAGATTGTCTACCGAGTGCTCCGCTACTCCTTCCGGCAGCCCGGCAAGCGGGCCTCGGATATTGTCGGGATCATGGTCGATCTTTCGGTGAAATCCAGATTCAAGGGGCTCCTTTCCCTGCAGGAGGATGAGGAGGAGACCTCGCTGATGGCATTGCGGACAGCCCTCGGGTACCTGGTTGATGGATACAGTGAGCAGCAGATTCGTGATCTTCTGAATACCGAAATGTATTTTTTCAGGATGCGGCGGGACGACAGCGAGCGGGTGCTGCGGACCATGGCGGATCTTTTTCCGTCATTCGGGATCATCGGCAGCGTGGTGGGATTGATCGGGATGATCGCCGGGGTCGGCGATACTGCGGTGATTCTGAAAACCGTTCCCATCGCGCTTACCTCAACCTTGTATGGAATAGTCTTTTCAAATTTTTTCTTTGTGCCCTTTGCCGCAAGACTGCATGAGCGGACCAACCAGGAACTTCTTCTGCAGAAAATTGTGATGGAAGGAGTTGCGGCGATCAGCAGTGAGGTCAACCCGAGATTGCTGGAAGTGAAGCTCAAGTCCTTCCTGACCCCGGCCTCCCGTGCCGGTAAACTTGTGTCGTTGCGGCGGATCCAGAAGCGGTTTCATATCAAAAAGGAAAACGAGTCCGCACAGGACGCGGCGGTTGAGCAGGCTCCGGTTGCGACCTGA
- a CDS encoding flagellar motor protein MotB — MKEGKITGAENRQPGAGPLKSAPGDDEQPAIQESQSFRADAAGRLRVYNEDEYLRRPYQPRSMHWSIAWSDLMMTMFILFAVLYIYQASNHTFEENWQVYRRKNVTLAPGSSGPSSSGGPGDITDTALESTGEIFNLSRRIINSEDIGDFADVNLAPDESIRFTMTNDLLFDPGRAEVKPGAERALAGVARIILKTPYMINVVGHTDPTPISTDRYPSNWELSVARATAVARFMIDELKVPEKRFFVTGHSYFQPLRENDTPANRAVNRRVEIIITRDKPSY, encoded by the coding sequence ATGAAAGAAGGTAAAATAACAGGGGCCGAAAACAGGCAGCCCGGGGCCGGACCACTGAAAAGTGCGCCCGGAGACGACGAACAGCCGGCAATTCAGGAATCGCAGTCCTTCAGGGCGGACGCAGCCGGCCGTTTGCGGGTCTATAATGAGGATGAGTATCTGCGGCGTCCCTATCAGCCGAGGTCCATGCACTGGTCGATTGCCTGGTCCGACCTGATGATGACCATGTTCATCCTTTTTGCGGTGCTGTATATCTATCAGGCTTCAAACCATACCTTCGAAGAGAACTGGCAGGTTTACAGGAGGAAAAATGTCACGCTTGCCCCCGGCAGTTCGGGGCCATCCTCCAGCGGCGGTCCAGGAGATATCACGGATACGGCCCTTGAATCGACTGGTGAGATTTTCAACCTGAGCCGAAGAATCATCAACTCTGAGGATATTGGTGATTTTGCCGATGTGAATCTTGCCCCTGATGAATCGATCCGATTTACCATGACCAACGATCTTCTTTTTGATCCCGGCAGGGCCGAGGTCAAGCCGGGCGCCGAAAGAGCCCTCGCCGGAGTAGCCCGAATCATCTTGAAAACACCCTATATGATCAATGTGGTCGGGCATACCGATCCCACACCGATCAGCACGGACCGGTATCCTTCAAACTGGGAACTTTCGGTGGCCCGGGCAACGGCGGTTGCCCGGTTTATGATCGATGAACTGAAGGTTCCGGAAAAGCGGTTCTTCGTCACGGGGCATTCCTACTTCCAGCCTCTCCGGGAGAATGACACTCCGGCAAACCGGGCAGTGAACCGCAGGGTGGAGATAATTATCACCAGGGACAAACCATCTTATTAG